In Procambarus clarkii isolate CNS0578487 chromosome 50, FALCON_Pclarkii_2.0, whole genome shotgun sequence, one genomic interval encodes:
- the LOC123772675 gene encoding sucrase-isomaltase, intestinal, with the protein MSFRGRMFLVVAVAATCAISLAQDANLQAIECPFPEGQEVVSEEECGKYSACEWTDGVCHVVDNAVGGYVVQGPPEVTTRGFKVNLKKADDTVTMFGDDVTNLVFEVIQHEDYHLQVKIYDADAERYEVPVPLSLPDAPDADALYTVSVSGEGEPFDFVVSRKSNNNTVFRSLGPLTFEDQFLQLHTSLASTYLYGLGENTHLSFRHTFEPRSTFPIFARDVAVSTEPTNEYGHHPYYMVMEDDEGNSHSVLLYNSNAMEYSTFLLEDGTPALTLRTIGGIIDLHMFLGPLPEDLIWQYTSMIGTTAMPPYWYLGFQLSRWGYNSTDYVRAVRERMKAMGIPQDIQTFDIDYTDQKRDFTLDPVHWSDFPELIQELHNDGLKVTLLVDPALVIDFDNYPPAARGKESDVFIKWSDPSLVPDDQEPGTDDYMVGYVWPANKTVFPDFLKPETQAWWINELKIFHELLDFDTLWIDMNEPANFGTNLDKPWNWPPDQPDWSLKCPDNKWDSPPYPTVTTRVGDNESKKLSEHSLCMSGQQTDGNTTYMHYDVHSLYGWSETVATYRGLEEVFPDRRPVILSRSTFPGSGQYAFHWLGDNSAEWVHLHMSIIGLFEFNMFGIPMVGADICGFYNEPDMELCARWMELGAFYPFSRNHNQEGTADQDPAMWPEVGEISRYTLNIRYQYLPYLYSLFHRAHMHGSSVVRPLLNVFPRDLKARDVDDQFMWGDGLMIAPVLTQGATSRDVYFPKGIWYDLVTGVATATGPTTLTVDAPLEVIPLYIPGGTVLPYQVPGLNTVESRQNPLGLTVAVNENQTSSGEIFWDAGDGSFSMMNAYMSFVDYSQGELTMSVMHGEDIVAELFLDTINIYGFPSNPQDVTVNDVALPAEDWEYDAPSSVLTITIHVPLADPLSVTIL; encoded by the exons AGGGACaggaggtggtgtcagaggaggaGTGCGGAAAGTACTCAGCGTGTGAGTGGACGGACGGAGTCTGCCATGTAGTGGACAACGCCGTTGGTGGCTACGTCGTCCAGGGCCCGCCAGAGGTCACCACCAGAGGCTTCAAG GTTAACCTGAAGAAGGCGGACGACACAGTGACGATGTTCGGAGACGACGTGACCAACTTGGTGTTTGAGGTCATCCAGCACGAAGATTACCACCTCCAGGTCAAG ATCTACGACGCAGACGCGGAGCGCTACGAGGTGCCGGTGCCTCTGAGTCTTCCTGACGCCCCAGACGCCGACGCCCTCTACACCGTCAGCGTCAGCGGGGAAGGCGAACCTTTCGACTTCGTTGTCAGCAGAAAATCCAACAACAACACTGT GTTCCGCTCGTTGGGGCCCCTGACCTTCGAGGACCAGTTCCTGCAGCTGCACACCTCCCTCGCCTCCACTTACCTGTACGGCTTAGGCGAGAACACCCACCTCTCCTTCAGACACACGTTCGAGCCCCGCTCCACCTTCCCCATCTTCGCCAGGGACGTGGCAGTGAGCACG GAACCCACCAACGAGTACGGTCACCACCCATACTACATGGTGATGGAGGACGACGAGGGTAACTCTCACTCCGTCCTTCTCTACAACTCTAACGCCATGG AGTACTCGACCTTCCTGCTGGAGGATGGGACGCCGGCGCTCACATTGAGGACCATCGGAGGCATCATCGACCTGCACATGTTCCTGGGCCCCCTGCCGGAGGACTTGATATGGCAATATACCTCT ATGATTGGCACCACGGCCATGCCCCCATACTGGTACCTCGGGTTCCAACTCTCCCGCTGGGGATACAACTCTACCGACTATGTCCGCGCCGTCAGGGAGAGGATGAAGGCCATGGGCATCCCCCAG GATATACAGACGTTCGACATCGACTACACGGATCAGAAGAGGGACTTCACATTGGACCCGGTCCACTGGAGCGATTTCCCCGAACTCATCCAAGAGCTGCACAACGATGGCCTTAAAGTCACGCTCCTTGTG GACCCGGCGTTGGTGATCGACTTCGACAACTACCCGCCGGCGGCCAGAGGGAAGGAGTCGGACGTGTTCATCAAGTGGTCTGACCCCAGCCTGGTGCCGGACGACCAGGAGCCCGGCACTGACGACTACATGGTCGGCTACGTCTGGCCCGCTAACAAGACAGTCTTTCCCGACTTCCTAAAGCCAGAGACTCAAGCCTGGTGGATCAACGAACTGAAGATCTTCCACGAG TTACTCGACTTCGACACCCTCTGGATCGACATGAATGAGCCGGCCAACTTCGGCACCAACCTGGACAAGCCCTGGAACTGGCCACCTGACCAGCCGGACTGGAGCCTCAAGTGTCCGGACAACAAGTGGGACTCTCCACCCTACCCCACCGTGACGACCCGCGTAGGTGACAATGAGAGCAAGAAACTCAG CGAACACAGTCTGTGCATGTCCGGCCAACAGACAGACGGCAATACCACCTACATGCACTATGACGTTCATTCCCTATATGGTTGGTCAGAGACAGTCGCCACCTACAG AGGCCTGGAGGAAGTGTTCCCGGACAGGCGCCCAGTTATACTCTCTCGCTCCACCTTCCCGGGCTCCGGCCAGTACGCCTTCCACTGGCTCGGGGACAACTCCGCTGAATGGGTCCATTTGCACATGTCCATTATAG GTCTGTTTGAATTCAACATGTTTGGTATCCCTATGGTGGGAGCTGATATTTGTGGCTTCTACAACGAGCCTGACATGGAATTGTGTGCCAGGTGGATGGAACTGGGAGCCTTCTATCCCTTCAG CCGGAACCACAATCAGGAAGGGACGGCGGACCAGGACCCAGCAATGTGGCCGGAGGTCGGGGAGATCTCTCGCTACACACTCAACATCCGCTACCAGTACCTGCCCTACCTCTACTCCCTCTTCCACAGG GCACATATGCACGGCTCCTCCGTCGTCCGGCCGCTGTTGAACGTCTTCCCCCGGGACTTAAAGGCTCGAGACGTCGACGACCAGTTTATGTGGGGCGACGGTCTGATGATTGCCCCCGTCCTTACCCAGGGCGCCACCTCCAGGGACGTCTACTTCCCTAAG GGGATCTGGTACGACCTGGTGACTGGTGTGGCGACGGCCACGGGACCCACGACGCTCACAGTTGATGCTCCTCTCGAGGTGATCCCTCTCTATATTCCCGGAGGCACCGTCCTCCCCTACCAggtgcctggcctcaacaccgtAGAGAG TCGGCAGAACCCGTTGGGCCTGACGGTGGCAGTGAACGAGAACCAGACGTCCTCTGGCGAGATCTTCTGGGATGCTGGTGACGGATCATTCAGCATGATGAATGCTTACATGTCCTTCGTGGACTATAGTCAG GGCGAATTGACTATGAGTGTTATGCATGGAGAGGACATCGTTGCTGAGCTGTTCCTCGACACCATCAACATCTACGGCTTCCCTAGTAACCCGCAGGACGTCACTGTCAATGACGTAGCTCTTCCTGCCGAGGACTGGGAGTACGACGCCCCCAGCAGcgtcctcaccatcaccatccacGTCCCTCTCGCAGACCCCCTCAGTGTGACGATCCTCTAG